A region of Lacinutrix sp. Hel_I_90 DNA encodes the following proteins:
- the greA gene encoding transcription elongation factor GreA, giving the protein MSKVSYYTPEGLKKLRDELKQLKDVERVKASKAIGEARDKGDLSENAEYDAAKEAQGMLEMRISKLEDQLAGARVIDESQMDTSKILVLSKVKIKNQTNGMEMNYTLVADGEADLASGKISVNSPIGQGLLGKTVGDVAEIKVPNGTVKFDIIEIKR; this is encoded by the coding sequence ATGAGTAAAGTATCCTATTATACGCCAGAAGGCCTAAAGAAATTAAGAGACGAGCTAAAACAATTAAAAGACGTTGAGCGTGTAAAAGCATCAAAGGCTATTGGCGAAGCACGTGATAAAGGTGATTTGAGTGAAAATGCAGAATACGATGCAGCAAAAGAAGCACAGGGTATGCTGGAAATGCGTATTTCTAAATTGGAAGACCAATTGGCTGGTGCACGAGTGATCGACGAATCTCAAATGGATACCTCAAAAATATTAGTATTGTCTAAAGTCAAAATTAAAAACCAAACCAATGGCATGGAAATGAATTACACATTGGTTGCCGATGGAGAAGCAGATTTGGCCTCAGGCAAAATTTCTGTAAACTCTCCTATTGGTCAAGGGTTGTTGGGTAAAACGGTGGGCGATGTCGCAGAAATTAAAGTGCCAAATGGAACTGTTAAGTTTGATATTATTGAAATAAAACGGTAA
- a CDS encoding HIT family protein codes for MASIFTKIVNGEIPCYKVAETDSFLAFLDVNPNAKGHTLCIPKKETNKLFDLDRVEYAGLMEFSRLVAIAIEKTVPCKRIGLSVIGLEVPHVHVHLIPLNSMEDARFINKVALEEEDFKALAQAIQANL; via the coding sequence ATGGCCTCTATATTTACTAAAATCGTTAACGGAGAAATCCCATGTTATAAAGTTGCAGAAACCGATTCGTTTTTGGCCTTTCTAGATGTGAATCCAAATGCTAAAGGGCATACCTTATGTATTCCAAAGAAAGAAACGAACAAACTATTCGATTTAGATAGGGTGGAATATGCCGGTTTAATGGAGTTTTCACGTTTAGTTGCTATTGCTATAGAAAAGACCGTGCCTTGTAAGCGTATAGGTCTTTCGGTTATTGGATTAGAAGTCCCTCACGTGCATGTGCATTTAATTCCCTTAAATTCAATGGAAGATGCTCGTTTTATAAATAAAGTAGCTTTAGAAGAAGAGGACTTTAAAGCTTTGGCACAAGCGATTCAGGCTAATTTATAA
- a CDS encoding PAS domain-containing sensor histidine kinase — MFFTRHRQLIRWIIIIASFAIISLILWNTYIFFQKFKEEQRIKMDIWSMAQAEFQKGFLTDDVNPIVDKIILSDSLIPKILVNSERQISTMNIDEQKVKDTTYVNQLIQQFEKENTPITLSYVDPETNETIEIGKLYYGDSMVLNKLKYYPLALLLIIFLFGAVVYFFYRSSKIATQNKLWSGMAKETAHQIGTPLSSLIGWAEILKIEQVNPEYIKEIEKDIDRLQTITERFSKIGSLPTLKKADIVAETITSYEYLKTRSSKLINFSINVPNQPIYVNLNSQLYSWTIENLVKNAIDAMKGKGNLKVEISQLENRVKINVIDSGKGLSKNEFNTIFEPGYTSKKRGWGLGLSLAKRIVEDFHDGKIRVVYSEIGKGTTMQISLKTL; from the coding sequence ATGTTTTTTACAAGACACAGACAACTTATTCGCTGGATTATAATTATCGCTTCATTTGCTATTATCTCTCTTATCTTGTGGAATACGTATATATTCTTCCAAAAATTTAAGGAAGAACAACGTATTAAAATGGATATTTGGAGCATGGCTCAGGCTGAATTTCAAAAAGGCTTCTTAACAGATGACGTAAACCCCATCGTTGATAAGATCATACTCTCAGACAGTTTGATTCCTAAAATTTTAGTGAATTCTGAACGACAAATAAGCACCATGAATATTGATGAGCAAAAAGTCAAAGACACGACGTATGTTAATCAATTAATTCAGCAGTTTGAGAAAGAAAATACGCCCATTACACTGTCTTATGTTGATCCTGAAACAAATGAAACTATAGAAATAGGTAAATTATATTATGGTGATTCTATGGTTTTAAACAAACTAAAATACTATCCTCTCGCTTTACTGCTCATCATTTTTTTATTTGGCGCTGTTGTTTACTTCTTTTACCGAAGCTCTAAAATAGCAACACAAAACAAGCTATGGTCTGGAATGGCAAAAGAAACGGCACACCAAATTGGCACCCCTTTGTCCTCCTTAATAGGTTGGGCTGAAATTTTGAAGATAGAACAGGTAAACCCAGAATATATTAAAGAAATTGAAAAAGATATTGATAGGCTACAAACCATTACCGAGCGTTTTAGTAAAATTGGATCCCTGCCTACGCTTAAAAAAGCAGATATTGTCGCTGAAACGATAACCTCTTATGAATACCTAAAAACGCGTTCGTCTAAGCTCATTAATTTTAGTATAAACGTCCCTAACCAACCTATTTACGTAAATTTAAATAGCCAACTGTATAGTTGGACGATTGAAAATTTAGTAAAAAATGCTATTGATGCTATGAAAGGAAAAGGCAATTTAAAGGTTGAAATCTCTCAACTTGAAAACCGTGTAAAAATAAATGTGATTGATTCTGGAAAAGGGTTGTCAAAAAATGAATTTAATACTATTTTTGAACCAGGCTACACGAGTAAAAAACGTGGCTGGGGATTAGGCTTATCTTTAGCCAAACGTATCGTTGAAGATTTTCACGATGGAAAAATTAGAGTAGTATATTCAGAAATTGGAAAAGGAACCACTATGCAAATCAGTCTTAAAACTTTGTGA
- a CDS encoding flavin reductase family protein, with the protein MTSFEPKELETAALHGYLLSAVAPRPIAFASTIDENGNPNLSPFSFFNVFSANPPIMIFSPARRVRDNTTKHTLENAESTKEVVINVVNFNIVQQMSLSSTEYAEGVNEFEKAGLTMLKSDLVKPFRVAESPIQFECKVNEIIKLGTQGGAGNLIVCEVVKLHINTDVLAENGSIDQEKLDLVARAGGSYYSRAKNGFFEIPKPLSTLGIGVDALPNSVRTSKILTGNDLGLLGNVEKLPSKAVITAFGEKHDISSLSEVERHKKAQHLLSFGDVESAWKVLLL; encoded by the coding sequence ATGACGTCTTTTGAACCAAAGGAATTAGAAACCGCAGCATTACACGGGTATTTATTAAGTGCAGTAGCACCTAGACCTATAGCATTTGCTAGTACAATAGACGAAAACGGAAACCCGAATTTATCGCCATTTAGCTTTTTTAATGTGTTTAGCGCTAATCCACCAATTATGATTTTTTCACCCGCACGCCGTGTGAGAGATAATACCACGAAACATACATTGGAAAATGCGGAAAGCACAAAAGAAGTTGTGATTAACGTGGTAAATTTCAACATCGTTCAGCAAATGTCCTTAAGCAGTACAGAGTATGCAGAGGGCGTAAATGAGTTTGAAAAGGCGGGATTAACCATGCTGAAAAGCGATTTGGTCAAACCCTTTCGCGTTGCAGAATCGCCTATACAGTTTGAATGTAAGGTCAATGAGATTATCAAACTAGGCACTCAAGGTGGAGCTGGTAATTTAATTGTTTGTGAAGTGGTTAAATTGCATATTAATACTGATGTTCTAGCCGAAAACGGAAGTATAGATCAGGAAAAACTGGATTTAGTCGCACGTGCGGGTGGCAGTTATTATAGCCGAGCGAAAAATGGTTTTTTTGAAATTCCTAAGCCATTGTCTACATTAGGCATTGGTGTTGATGCGTTGCCAAATAGCGTGAGAACAAGCAAAATTCTTACAGGTAACGATTTAGGTTTGCTGGGTAATGTTGAAAAGCTGCCAAGTAAAGCTGTCATTACAGCATTTGGTGAAAAACATGACATTTCATCACTCTCTGAAGTAGAGAGACATAAAAAGGCACAACATTTGCTGAGTTTTGGAGATGTAGAAAGTGCGTGGAAAGTATTGTTATTATAA
- a CDS encoding DUF3127 domain-containing protein, whose product MEVQGKVKLIGETQTFGSNGFRKRELVVTTEEQYPQHILVEFVQDKCDLLNNYKEGQDVKVNINLRGREWVNPQGETKYFNSIQGWRIEGVQAGAPTGAPEVPPAAFEPATDLKEEDHDDLPF is encoded by the coding sequence ATGGAAGTACAAGGTAAAGTAAAGTTAATTGGAGAAACTCAGACATTTGGAAGTAATGGGTTTAGAAAAAGAGAATTGGTTGTAACGACAGAAGAACAATATCCACAGCACATTTTGGTGGAATTTGTTCAAGATAAATGCGATTTATTAAATAACTACAAAGAAGGTCAAGATGTAAAAGTAAACATCAACTTACGCGGTAGAGAATGGGTTAATCCACAAGGAGAAACTAAATATTTTAATTCTATTCAAGGATGGAGAATAGAAGGTGTGCAAGCTGGAGCGCCTACAGGAGCCCCAGAAGTACCACCAGCTGCTTTTGAGCCAGCAACCGACTTAAAAGAAGAAGATCACGACGATTTACCTTTTTAG
- the aat gene encoding leucyl/phenylalanyl-tRNA--protein transferase codes for MQLLTQQLIFPEVNEADEEGLLAVGGDLSVARLIIAYNSGIFPWFNEDELILWWSPDPRFVLFPKDLKVSKSMQQFMRNCDYEVTVNKDFKAVITACAKAKRDGQSGTWITNNMIEAYCELHELGLAKSIEVWKQNELIGGLYGVDLNNGVFCGESMFAKESNASKAAFITFIQNSEYKLIDCQVYTSHLESLGAKEISRGAFLEYLD; via the coding sequence ATGCAGCTCTTAACCCAACAACTCATATTCCCAGAGGTCAATGAGGCCGACGAAGAAGGCTTGCTTGCTGTAGGTGGTGATTTGTCTGTTGCGCGCTTAATTATCGCTTACAACAGTGGTATTTTTCCTTGGTTTAATGAAGATGAGCTGATTTTATGGTGGTCACCAGATCCACGGTTTGTTTTGTTTCCTAAAGATTTAAAAGTGTCAAAAAGCATGCAGCAATTCATGAGAAATTGCGATTATGAGGTCACCGTAAACAAAGACTTTAAAGCTGTTATTACCGCATGTGCCAAAGCAAAACGCGACGGACAATCAGGTACCTGGATTACGAATAATATGATAGAAGCCTATTGTGAACTCCATGAACTTGGCCTAGCAAAATCCATAGAAGTCTGGAAACAAAATGAACTAATAGGTGGCTTATATGGTGTCGATTTAAATAATGGTGTTTTTTGTGGTGAGAGTATGTTTGCTAAAGAAAGTAATGCCAGTAAAGCAGCATTTATCACGTTTATTCAAAACTCAGAGTATAAGTTAATCGACTGCCAGGTGTATACCAGTCATTTGGAAAGCTTGGGAGCCAAGGAGATTTCTAGAGGGGCCTTTTTGGAGTATTTAGACTAA
- a CDS encoding DNA-3-methyladenine glycosylase I produces the protein MTTHKCGWCIGDDLYEAYHDNEWGVPIYNDHQLFEFLILETFQAGLSWITILRKRENFRLAFDFFDYKKIAKYGETKKESLLQNAGIIRNKLKINATISNAQAFMEVQEEFGSFSKYIWSFVDGKPIKNKVKHYKAAPANTPLSDTLSKDLKKRGFKFVGSTVVYAYMQATGMVNDHEIGCFRYHKA, from the coding sequence ATGACAACACACAAATGCGGCTGGTGTATTGGAGATGATTTGTACGAGGCCTATCACGATAACGAATGGGGCGTTCCCATTTATAATGACCACCAGTTATTCGAATTTTTAATTTTGGAAACCTTTCAGGCTGGATTAAGCTGGATTACCATTTTACGTAAGCGTGAAAACTTTCGTTTAGCTTTTGATTTTTTCGATTACAAAAAAATTGCAAAATACGGTGAGACTAAAAAAGAATCTTTACTGCAAAATGCAGGTATCATAAGAAATAAGTTAAAGATAAATGCGACCATATCTAATGCCCAAGCGTTTATGGAAGTTCAAGAAGAGTTTGGCAGTTTTAGCAAATACATTTGGAGCTTTGTTGATGGGAAACCGATAAAAAACAAAGTGAAGCATTATAAAGCAGCACCTGCAAACACCCCTTTAAGCGATACCTTAAGTAAAGATTTAAAAAAACGCGGGTTTAAATTTGTAGGCAGCACAGTTGTTTATGCATATATGCAAGCCACGGGCATGGTCAATGATCATGAGATTGGGTGTTTTAGGTATCATAAAGCGTGA
- a CDS encoding thioredoxin family protein yields MEATKNIDLKTIITNSLLKATSYEDYRALVTRLVEAGSTTGNEKTEALANYTMLNDRRMKRWDKTIKVSEGIKKEIEKLKINQTWLVLTESWCGDAAHLLPVMHKIAALNDGIDFKVVLRDENPELMHQFLTNGGQAIPMLIHIDNETGTIKNTFGPRPSEATRLVNAYKAEHLTLTPEFKEALQLWYNKDKGQTAINDLLSIIK; encoded by the coding sequence ATGGAAGCCACTAAGAACATAGATTTAAAGACAATTATAACCAATAGTTTACTGAAAGCGACAAGCTATGAGGACTATAGGGCGTTGGTAACACGATTAGTTGAAGCAGGATCTACAACGGGAAACGAAAAAACCGAAGCTTTAGCGAATTACACCATGCTTAATGACAGGCGTATGAAGCGTTGGGATAAAACAATTAAAGTTTCAGAAGGCATTAAAAAGGAGATAGAAAAGTTAAAAATAAATCAAACCTGGTTAGTTTTAACTGAAAGTTGGTGCGGTGATGCGGCGCATTTATTACCTGTAATGCATAAAATAGCAGCATTAAATGATGGGATTGATTTTAAGGTCGTTTTACGTGACGAGAATCCTGAATTGATGCATCAGTTTTTAACCAACGGAGGGCAGGCCATTCCAATGTTAATACATATTGATAATGAAACAGGTACTATAAAAAACACCTTTGGGCCACGACCAAGTGAGGCCACGAGATTAGTAAACGCATACAAAGCAGAACATCTTACTTTAACACCAGAATTTAAAGAAGCGTTACAGCTTTGGTACAACAAAGATAAAGGTCAAACCGCCATTAATGATTTACTTAGCATAATAAAGTAA
- a CDS encoding TonB family protein → MNNSNKALAITILIVCTMTLSVVSIEFRTYNKDVAEMIIDVTPETILEETEETADINNDNSPKTNKGFNETENYKHFAEAYKPIAPPKDFEDPRLTNSKEEPYEIKTAPKNTADASMQNEELTAFESVNSILKKRSNAAQNSKSQAVANKNSSISYSLKDRTAGFLPIPIYLCDANGKIVVNITVNANGKVIDTSINNASNSNNECLQEHALEFAKKARFNGASKASQIGTITFNFEGR, encoded by the coding sequence TTGAATAATTCAAATAAAGCTTTAGCCATCACGATCTTAATAGTCTGTACTATGACCCTTTCTGTGGTTAGTATTGAATTCCGCACCTACAACAAAGACGTTGCTGAAATGATTATTGACGTTACTCCTGAAACTATTTTAGAAGAGACTGAAGAAACAGCGGACATCAATAATGACAATTCCCCAAAAACCAATAAAGGCTTTAACGAAACAGAAAACTATAAGCATTTTGCAGAGGCCTATAAACCCATTGCACCACCAAAAGATTTTGAGGATCCACGGTTAACGAATAGCAAAGAAGAGCCTTATGAAATTAAGACCGCACCAAAAAACACTGCGGATGCTTCCATGCAAAATGAAGAACTTACTGCTTTTGAAAGTGTTAACAGTATTTTAAAGAAGCGCTCAAATGCGGCTCAGAATAGTAAATCTCAAGCTGTAGCAAATAAAAACAGTTCTATTAGTTATTCACTTAAAGACAGAACGGCTGGGTTTTTACCCATTCCAATTTATTTATGTGATGCCAATGGAAAAATTGTAGTAAACATTACAGTAAATGCGAATGGTAAAGTAATAGACACCTCTATAAATAATGCCTCAAATTCTAATAACGAATGCTTGCAGGAACATGCTTTAGAATTTGCTAAAAAAGCACGATTTAACGGTGCTTCGAAAGCGTCTCAGATAGGTACAATTACCTTCAACTTTGAAGGAAGATAA
- the truB gene encoding tRNA pseudouridine(55) synthase TruB, giving the protein MTAEDYQAGQVLLIDKPLHWTSFQAVNKLRWEIRQAYNIKKIKVGHAGTLDPLATGLLVICTGKMTKQIDSFQGQTKEYTGTIVLGSTTPSFDLETEINETFATEHITEALIHETTKQFIGEIDQFPPVFSALKKDGKRLYEFARAGEAVDIKSRKITIEAFEITHINNNTIAFRVVCSKGTYIRSLAHDFGKALNSGGHLSALRRTKIGNFTVDDALSIEEFIKKLKP; this is encoded by the coding sequence ATGACTGCAGAAGACTACCAAGCCGGACAGGTTTTATTAATAGATAAGCCGTTACACTGGACTTCTTTTCAGGCAGTAAACAAACTGCGCTGGGAAATTCGTCAAGCCTACAATATTAAAAAAATAAAAGTGGGTCACGCTGGTACTTTAGACCCATTAGCGACTGGTTTATTAGTGATTTGCACGGGCAAAATGACCAAGCAAATTGATAGCTTTCAAGGTCAAACTAAAGAATACACAGGTACTATTGTTTTGGGCAGTACCACACCTTCTTTTGATTTAGAAACCGAAATAAACGAAACCTTTGCAACAGAACATATTACAGAAGCTTTAATACATGAAACCACCAAACAATTTATTGGGGAGATCGATCAGTTTCCACCAGTCTTTTCTGCACTAAAAAAGGACGGGAAACGCTTATATGAATTTGCAAGAGCAGGAGAAGCCGTTGACATAAAATCTCGAAAAATCACTATTGAAGCTTTTGAAATCACCCATATTAATAACAATACTATCGCTTTTAGAGTGGTGTGTAGTAAAGGGACTTACATTCGCTCATTAGCGCATGATTTTGGCAAAGCTTTAAACTCTGGTGGGCATCTTTCAGCATTGCGTCGCACAAAAATTGGCAACTTTACTGTTGATGATGCACTATCCATTGAAGAATTTATTAAAAAGTTAAAACCTTAA
- a CDS encoding undecaprenyl-diphosphate phosphatase, whose product MNIIDSIILGIVQGLTEFLPVSSSGHLELGKAILGDHSVPEESLLFTVVLHFATALSTLVIFRKDILEIIKGLFKPQFNEDRQFVIKIIISMLPAVFVGLFFEEQLEQFFGGNILLVGFMLLITGLLLYLADKAKDTNKKISFKNALIIGVSQAIAMLPGISRSGATISTSVLLGNDKTKAARFSFLMVVPLIFGKIAKDIMSGDLSFESNNIMSLSAGFIAAFIAGLFACTWMIAIVKKSKLQYFAIYCFIVGLIAIGFSLFN is encoded by the coding sequence ATGAATATCATCGATTCAATTATTTTAGGTATTGTACAAGGACTCACTGAGTTTTTACCCGTTTCTTCAAGTGGTCATTTAGAACTTGGCAAAGCCATTTTGGGTGATCATTCTGTGCCAGAAGAAAGCCTTTTATTTACTGTAGTCTTGCACTTCGCGACAGCCTTAAGTACCCTCGTTATTTTTAGAAAAGATATTTTAGAAATTATTAAGGGGCTATTTAAACCTCAATTTAATGAAGACCGCCAATTTGTAATAAAAATTATTATCTCAATGTTACCCGCCGTTTTTGTTGGTTTGTTTTTTGAAGAACAACTTGAACAATTTTTTGGAGGGAACATCCTATTAGTTGGTTTTATGCTACTTATTACTGGTTTATTGCTCTATCTAGCTGATAAAGCGAAAGACACAAACAAAAAGATTTCTTTTAAAAACGCGCTTATAATAGGGGTTTCGCAAGCCATAGCCATGCTTCCTGGTATTTCACGTTCTGGAGCAACAATATCTACCTCGGTATTATTAGGAAACGATAAAACAAAAGCTGCACGCTTTTCCTTTTTAATGGTCGTGCCTTTAATTTTTGGAAAAATTGCAAAAGATATCATGAGTGGTGATTTGTCTTTTGAAAGCAATAATATTATGTCACTTTCAGCTGGTTTTATTGCTGCTTTTATCGCAGGATTATTTGCGTGTACATGGATGATTGCTATCGTAAAGAAAAGTAAATTACAGTACTTTGCTATTTACTGTTTCATCGTAGGGCTAATCGCTATTGGCTTTTCATTATTTAATTAA
- a CDS encoding DUF3098 domain-containing protein translates to MGEQKRKEIDTQDNSEFIFGRRNYKFMFIGLACIVIGFILMSGGGSDDPNVFNEDIFHWRRIRLAPTLVLIGFGIQIYAILTRSKNPEAKN, encoded by the coding sequence GTGGGAGAACAAAAACGTAAAGAAATAGACACACAAGATAATAGTGAATTTATCTTTGGAAGACGTAACTATAAATTCATGTTTATAGGTTTAGCATGCATCGTTATTGGTTTTATTTTAATGTCTGGTGGCGGGAGTGACGACCCAAATGTATTTAACGAAGACATATTTCATTGGAGACGTATTCGTCTCGCACCAACTTTAGTTTTAATAGGCTTTGGCATTCAGATTTATGCGATATTAACGCGATCTAAAAATCCGGAAGCTAAAAACTAA
- a CDS encoding ABC transporter permease, with product MSSSYEQYQKRRLISSYISVVLSIALVLFLLGILGLFVLNAKKVADHFKEKVTVTIFLKDTAKDVEVKQLEKSLAMADYVKSTAYVSKDQALESMKAESGEDVLDFLGFNPLKNSIDVNLKADFVTSEKLESITTEALSKNFVDEISYDKDLVAQMNDNVKKISFWILLISGLFTLIAVLLINSSIRLAVYSKRFTIKTMQMVGATKHFIRRPFVWQSVKLGAIGAALALIGMAIVLYFVDKTFPELAFVKQPALIIVLFVFVFALGIFITWISTFIATQRFLNLNTDKLYY from the coding sequence ATGAGCTCATCTTACGAACAATATCAAAAACGTCGCTTAATTTCTTCATACATTTCTGTAGTATTAAGTATTGCTTTGGTTTTGTTTCTGTTGGGTATATTGGGTCTTTTTGTTTTAAACGCTAAAAAAGTAGCCGATCATTTTAAGGAAAAAGTAACCGTAACTATTTTTTTAAAAGATACGGCCAAGGATGTTGAAGTCAAGCAGCTTGAAAAAAGTTTGGCGATGGCAGACTATGTAAAATCAACTGCTTATGTGTCAAAAGATCAGGCTTTAGAGTCTATGAAAGCTGAAAGTGGTGAAGATGTGTTGGATTTTTTAGGGTTTAATCCGTTAAAGAATTCGATTGATGTAAACTTAAAAGCAGATTTTGTGACCTCGGAAAAACTGGAAAGCATTACAACAGAAGCCTTATCTAAAAACTTTGTTGATGAGATAAGTTATGATAAAGATTTGGTTGCGCAAATGAATGATAATGTAAAGAAAATTAGTTTTTGGATTTTACTTATTAGCGGTTTGTTTACTTTAATTGCCGTGTTACTTATAAATAGTTCTATTCGTTTAGCCGTCTATTCTAAACGTTTCACCATTAAAACCATGCAAATGGTAGGCGCAACCAAGCATTTTATTCGTCGCCCTTTTGTGTGGCAAAGTGTAAAACTAGGTGCTATTGGCGCTGCTTTAGCCTTAATAGGCATGGCTATTGTACTCTATTTCGTGGATAAAACATTCCCTGAGTTGGCCTTTGTAAAACAACCTGCATTAATTATTGTTTTGTTTGTTTTTGTTTTTGCCTTAGGGATCTTTATTACCTGGATTTCTACGTTTATTGCTACCCAGCGTTTTTTGAATTTGAATACTGATAAATTGTACTATTAA
- a CDS encoding porin family protein — protein MKKVLLVITAVFGLSNAMNAQDVDFGVKTGLNISNFTGGEADRNNLIGFHIGTFAEIKLSDKFSLQPELLYSRQGSEANNFVKIKVDYLALPLMAKYYLSDKFSLEAGPQMSFLVNDKAVFNDSAIPDAETDASSFDFGLNIGLGYAVSSNLFIQTRYNYGITTVAENPDIKNSVFQVSLGYKF, from the coding sequence ATGAAAAAAGTATTACTAGTAATTACCGCAGTTTTTGGATTATCGAATGCAATGAATGCCCAAGATGTAGATTTTGGAGTAAAAACAGGACTTAATATTTCAAACTTCACGGGAGGAGAAGCTGATAGAAACAACCTTATAGGGTTTCATATTGGCACATTTGCTGAGATTAAACTAAGTGATAAATTTTCACTTCAGCCAGAATTATTATATTCCAGACAAGGTTCAGAAGCCAATAACTTTGTAAAAATTAAAGTAGATTATTTAGCCTTACCGCTAATGGCTAAGTATTATCTGTCTGATAAATTTAGTTTAGAAGCTGGTCCTCAAATGTCATTTTTAGTCAATGATAAAGCTGTCTTTAATGACAGCGCTATTCCTGATGCAGAGACCGATGCTTCTAGTTTTGATTTTGGATTAAATATTGGTTTAGGTTATGCTGTTTCCTCTAATCTATTTATTCAAACCCGCTATAATTATGGTATTACTACTGTAGCAGAGAATCCAGATATTAAAAATAGTGTATTTCAAGTTTCATTGGGCTATAAGTTTTAA